The genomic stretch TCCTGCGGTTGTTGACGTCGGGGTAGGCCAGAGCGAGGACGCCTCGAAGGAGCCAGCCGTAGTGGTCTTTGTAAAAGGTCGGCCGGGCATTCCCGTTCCGGCACAGCTTGACGGAATACGTACAAAACTTATCTACACGGCTGACTTCAGTGCGCAACAATCCAGAACTGTGCAGAGGCTCAATGCGCTACCCGAACTCTCAGCCGACGAAGTACTTCGTGCCAAAACAGTGAAAGACCGACACGCCGACAGCATGATGTCTAATCCTGCGATTCTCGGTGTAGGAGTAGGAGCAAGCCAGGACAGCCCGGGAGAATCAGCCATTGTTGTATTCGTGGAGCAAGGCAAGCACGTCACCGTGCCGGTGGAAATCGACGGAGTGCGCACTCGCATCATAGAAACCGATCGCTTCCGCACCTTCAATTGGGGCAAGCGGACGCGGAATTCCTGTTCGAGAAGATAATCGCCGCAGGTCGTTATGTCACAAGCTGAAATTGCCGGTGGGAGAGTCAGCCCCAAGGCCGAGGTCCCTCGAATCGGGTACCGGCTCCGCGATTTTATGCTCAGGAGCACTGCAGGAGCGGAGGTTCGTCTTTCCGACTATCGCGCTCGTTCGAACCTCATCCTGATTTTTGGGATGATTGCAGCGCAGCATTCCGCTCTGATTCGCGATGTTGCTGCTCAGTATCAACGAATTCGCGAGCAACAAGCTGAAGTTCTCTTGATTAGTCCCACCATGGTCGAGGAACCGCAGCGCCCAGTTCAGCTTCCCTTCCCTGTTCTGCTGGACGCCGCGACAGATCTATGCTGAATACGGTTTTCTTGTAGACGATGATCCCATTTCCGGAATTTTTATCGCGGACAGTTTCGGGGAAATTGCAGCCTCTTACGTGGCATCTGAGACTGCAAATGCCACGTCGGCTTCGATTCTGAAGTGGCTGGAGTTCATCAACAGCCAGTGCCCGGAATGTGAGCCTCCGGAGTGGCCCTTGGAAGATTAAGGTTCCGTCGAGCCGGGCGCCCTCGGCCGGGTGTTGCGCCGTTTGGTGATGGCGTGATTTCGCATTTCGCGATTGGTAGCTGCTTGCGGCGAATACTTGTTCAACAGGCCAATCATGTGGGCGGCGCCGTCAGGCATAGCTACCTTCGAATTTACGAGGATGTCGGCGGCTTTGATCTCGCGGCCGTAGAGGTCCCTGTTCACTTCGGGGTCCTGGTACAGGCGAGCGCCATCGAGCGCGATGTCTGTAAACGTTCCGCGCGAGCGCGCGTAGGAGTAGATCTCAGAATGCAGCGCGCTTGTGCGTGGCGAGCCTGTATCCCCGAGAGGTCCGGCAGATACGGAAGTATCTGCACCGAGGGAGAACTGATCGGCCAGCAGCTTCTCAGTTCCGCGCTGATGGACAAACAAGAGGACTACATCGACGGACTCCGAACCTATGTGGAAGCCCGAGTTCCCGCCTGCGATTTTGAATGAAGAGACGGGTCCCCACGAGCCTTTCATACTCCGGCGGCAGGTTACAAACCCATATCCGAAACGGCCACCGAAGCCGAACGCGCCTTTCTTCAAAGACGGAACCACGGCGATGCAACGCGCATGGTCGAGCATGCCTTTGGGGATTCCCTTATCTGACGCGTTGAGCATGTCCTGCAGCACCTGGCCGGAGCGCTCAAAACGATCCATCTCTTTCGACGACACGCCGGCAAACGCAGACGCAGTCCAAAGTGCGACCAACGCGACAGCAGCAGCAACGCTGATGGAATGCAGCTTCATCGGTAGTTCCCCAGAGGGCGCAGGTATCGATTAGAAGCAGCTTCCCCTGAAGAGCCCAGGCAGGCAAGGGTACTGAAGGCCAAGACCAACAGAACCAGCGGGGTAGCCGCTGGGTCGGAGGTGGCGAATAGCCACCTCCGAGCACGGCCATAAAGGTGAGAACACGACCCGCAGTTGCGAGCGATGATACTATCCAGCGGCTTACAACAGTTTGATCAACTTGACCTTCAGCGTGTCACCGTTAACGTCGCCGGTCACATCCACGCGCAAATGATCATTCTTGCTGGATGATTTGAGCTGCTCGACAACTTGCTTATTGCCGACCGAGTCGAGCTTCAGCACTTTCTGGTCGGGCGTCACGATAGCGAATCCACCGCTCTGGCATTGCAGGGCGCAGCCTTTGGTGTGCGAGTCCGGATTTGCTGCGAGCTTCTTGGCGCACATCGTGTCGAGAATTGGGGCGTCTTTGAACGTTTGTTCCGCGCAGACCGCCGGAAGCGTAAACATCGCCAGTACTGCCAGGAATGCTAG from Terriglobales bacterium encodes the following:
- a CDS encoding redoxin domain-containing protein; translated protein: MSQAEIAGGRVSPKAEVPRIGYRLRDFMLRSTAGAEVRLSDYRARSNLILIFGMIAAQHSALIRDVAAQYQRIREQQAEVLLISPTMVEEPQRPVQLPFPVLLDAATDLC
- a CDS encoding lipid-binding SYLF domain-containing protein, translating into MKLHSISVAAAVALVALWTASAFAGVSSKEMDRFERSGQVLQDMLNASDKGIPKGMLDHARCIAVVPSLKKGAFGFGGRFGYGFVTCRRSMKGSWGPVSSFKIAGGNSGFHIGSESVDVVLLFVHQRGTEKLLADQFSLGADTSVSAGPLGDTGSPRTSALHSEIYSYARSRGTFTDIALDGARLYQDPEVNRDLYGREIKAADILVNSKVAMPDGAAHMIGLLNKYSPQAATNREMRNHAITKRRNTRPRAPGSTEP